A genomic segment from Poecilia reticulata strain Guanapo linkage group LG3, Guppy_female_1.0+MT, whole genome shotgun sequence encodes:
- the LOC103462834 gene encoding kallikrein-13-like, protein SLIHPQWILTAAHCWKPGWTVAAVLKVHPRTAGQQKPAIRQAPEMYTLFGKQHDIMMLKLETPVSGVPLAQLPDCNNRLKVGDVVQLAGEGATTTGPNNKRLPPNGAIPSQLQCVNMKVHQVLDVLPARGHLFSAGAKNKDICHGDSGGAAMHNGMIYGVIAFGGDDVCQSPVSIMDVCEYLGWIKHKLS, encoded by the exons TCTCTGATCCATCCTCAGTGGATCCTGACTGCAGCTCACTGCTGGAAGCCAGGATG GACTGTGGCAGCAGTGTTAAAAGTTCATCCACGGACTGCTGGGCAGCAAAAACCGGCAATCCGACAAGCTCCTGAGATGTATACGCTCTTCGGCAAGCAGCATGACATCATGATGCTGAAGCTTGAGACACCAGTATCAGGTGTCCCACTTGCTCAGCTACCAGACTGCAACAATCGTCTTAAAGT AGGTGATGTTGTTCAGCTGGCAGGAGAGGGAGCAACGACGACCGGCCCCAATAATAAGCGAT TGCCCCCCAATGGTGCTATTCCATCACAACTTCAATGTGTCAACATGAAAGTTCATCAAGTTTTGGACGTCCTGCCGGCACGTGGGCATTTATTCTCTGCTGGAGCGAAGAACAAGGATATTTGCcat GGCGACTCCGGTGGAGCAGCGATGCACAATGGCATGATTTATGGAGTGATTGCTTTTGGTGGAGATGATGTATGTCAGAGTCCAGTTTCAATCATGGATGTGTGTGAATACCTGGGGTGGATAAAACATAAACtatcatga